In Arthrobacter sp. MN05-02, the genomic stretch GGTACACACGGAATCCCCGCATGAGAAGCCATGCGTCGGATCGTATCGGATGTTGTTCGGCCGGTGGCTGGACCTTCCGGCCATCATACGGAAGGCATGCGCCCCCAGGAAAACTGCTGGGCGCTCTCGTCGGACCGGGTCGGGCCCCCTGCCGACACCCGCTGCGACCTCGATGCCCGGATCCCGACGCTAAGCATGCTTCCAATTAACTACTAAGTGTGCTTACTCTAGAGGCCGGTGGTTCCCGAGGGCTTCGGCCCCGGCGGAACCTGCAACCGAAAATTCCATACCCTCATCGTGAGATATCTCAGAAGGAGAAGGAAATGATCACCCAGTCAAACATCGACACCCTGCTCGGCAACGGCGGCAACGTCCTCGGATCGGACGGAGAGAAGATCGGCGCCATCGGGCAGGTCTACCTCGACGATCAGACCGGCGAGCCCAGCTGGGTCACGGCGAAGACGGGCCTGTTCGGCACCTCCGAGTCCTTCGTGCCGCTTCAGGGAGCCGACGTCGAGGGCAATGACGTCCGCGTCCCCTACAGCAAGCACCAGGTGAAGGATGCCCCGCGCATCGAGTCCGACGGCAACCTGAGCCCGGAGGAAGAGGACCGCCTCTACCGCCACTACGAGATCGGCGGCGGTACCGACGGCTACACCGACACGACGACCACCACCGGCACCACGAGCGATGTCGGGACCGGCGTCGGCACCGGCACCACGAGCGGTGTCGGGCAGCGCGATCGCGATGTCGACATCGACACCACCTCCGGGCGCCACGCAGGCGTGTCGGACACGGGCACGGATACGTACTCGGGCACCGATCGCGGCACCGTCGGACATGACACCTCCGGTCCCACGACGGACGAGGCGATGACGCGCTCCGAGGAGCAGCTGCACGTCGGCACGGAGACCCGCGAAACCGGACGCGCCCGCCTGCGCAAGTACGTGGTCACCGAGAACGTCACTCAGACCGTTCCCGTCAGCCGCGAAGAGGTCCGCCTGGAGCGCGAGCCCATCACGGACGCCAATCGCGGCGAAGCGTACGACGGCCCGGCCATCAGCGAGGAGGAGCACGAGGTCACACTCCACGCCGAGCGCCCCGTCGTCGAGAAGGAGGCGGTCCCGGTTGAGCGCGTCCGCCTCGACAAGGAGACCGTCACCGACACCGAGACGGTCAGCGGCGATGTCCGCAAGGAAAAGATCGAGGTCGAAGGTGCGGACGACACGCGCCGGGGCGACAAGCTCTGATCGAGTCCCGTGATTCGCGAAGGGCCCGGGGCATGTCTCCGGGCCCTTCGTCGTCCCCGGCACGACTCCCGCCCTGAAGCACCAGGAGCGACGGGTGGTCCCTCGATGCACAGGGATAATAAGCCTGCTGTCTATTTGGGGTGAAGTTGTCTACAGTAAGTAGTAGGAACAAGCGCATCCACCGCGTACAACCGAGGGGAAGGACACGCAATCGTGCCGGAGTTGAACGATTGGTCGACCAGCCGCCTGCTCACGACCGCGGCCCGCATTGTCGAGCACTCGTGGAACGAGAAGCTCCTGAGCATCGGCATCACGCACGCCGGGCTGACCACGCTCGGGGTCCTCGAGCGGGAAGGTACGCTCACGGGCGTCCGGCTGGCCCAGCTCGTCCACGTACAGGCGCAGACGGTCGGACGGACCCTCGACCGCCTGGAGAAGCGTGGCCTCGTGACGAGGCTCCGCAACACCGCTGACCGCCGCAGTCAGCGGATAACGATCACGTCTGCCGGCCTGAAGGCGCTCGAGCGCGCCAAGAACATCGAGCACGAACTGATGGCCGAGGACGGACTCGCGTCGGAAGACCTGCGCGACCGCCTGAAGACCGTCATCAACGAACTCGGGCCCAAGAAGGACTAGTAGCCCCCGCCGTCCGCCGCCATGTTGTTGAAGCGCGAGTAGTGGCCCTGGAACCCGACGACGAGGGTCTTGGTGGGGCCGTTACGATGCTTGGCGACGATGACGTCGGCCTCACCGGCACGCGCGGACTCCTTGTCGTACACGTCGTCGCGGTGCAGCAGGATCACCATGTCGGCATCCTGCTCGATCGAACCGGACTCGCGGAGGTCGGACACCTGTGGGCGCTTGTCCGTGCGCTGCTCGGAACCTCGGTTCAGCTGTGACAGGGCCACCACCGGCACGTTCAGCTCCTTGGCCAGCAGCTTGAGGGCTCGCGAGAACTCCGACACTTCCTGCTGGCGTGATTCGACACGCTTGCCCGACGACATCAGCTGCAGATAGTCCAGCACCACGAGCTTGAGGTCGTGCCGCTGCTTCAGACGGCGGCACTTCGCCCGGATCTCCATCAGGGACATGTTCGGGCTGTCGTCGATGAACAGCGGGGCGTCGTTCATCCGGCCCATCGTCGTGGCGATCTTGCCCCACTGCTCGTCCTTGATCGTGCCCTTGCGGAGGTCCTGGAGCCCGATGGTGGCCTCGGCGGAGAGAAGGCGCATGGCTATCTCGTTACGCCCCATCTCGAGCGAGAAGAACACCGTGGTCATGTTGTGCTTGATAGCGGCCGAACGGGCCCAGTCCAGCGCGAAGGTGGACTTACCCATGGCCGGGCGGGCGGCGACAACGATCATCTGCCCGCCATGGAGTCCCTGGGTCAGCTCGTCGAGTTCGTAGAACCCGGTAGGGACGCCGGTCATACCCTCTCCGCGATGACCCGCGGACTCGATCTCGTCGACCGTCCCCTCGATGATGTCCTTGAGCGCTACGTAGTCCTCCGCGGTGCGCCGCTCCGCGACCGCGTAGACCTCTGCCTGCGCGGCATTCACGAGGTCATCCACCTCGCCGTCGTTGGAGTACCCGAGCTGGACGATCTTCGTGCCGGCGTCGACGAGGCGCCGCAGGACGGCCCGCTCCCGGACGATCTCCGCATAAAATCCGGCGTTGGCCGCCGTCGGCACGGACTGGATCAGCGTGTGGAGATAGGCCGGGCCACCGATGCGCGAGATCTCCCCGCGCTTCGTGAGCTCGTCGGACACCGTCACGGCGTCCGCGGGCTCTCCGCGCCCGTAGAGGTCGATGATCGCCTCGTAGATGCTCTCATGAGCGGGACGGTAGAAGTCGAGCCCCCGGAGCACCTCCACGCAGTCCGCGATCGCATCCTTGGAGAGCATCATCCCGCCCAGGACGGACTGCTCGGCGACGAGATCCTGGGAAGGGGTACGCGAGAAGTCCGGCGTACGAGTGTCCGATGAGGTATCTGCATGTGCCAGGGACACTGAAGGGCCTTTCTCCTGCTGTCAGAGCGGTGGTCGTCGCAACGGCCACCGGATGCCCGGGGTGGGTCTGACAGGTCAGTCCTATCACCCGTGACCCTCACTATTGGGAACCACCCGCTACGGTAGCCCCCTCTCGGGAGTGGGCAAAGCGCCATCCCAACAGGCCCTGTGGGTAAGTGGAAATAAGCTGTGGATTACCCGGCGTATCTTGTGCACAGGATGGGGAGAACTCTGTGGACAACGAGAATTCTTGTGAGCCATTCGGGCTCTGACCTGCGCAAACGTTATCCCCGGCCTGTGGAGTGAAAGTCATGTCCGGGCGTACTCCATCCACAGGTGCACTGTTGACAAGGTGCTCGAAAACACTTTCGCACGTCCCCGCACAGGAGATATCCCCGTTCGGTCACAGGCACTGCGACCGAAATCCGCACCAGCGCGGGCACGACCGCCCGTACATACCGGAAGCCGTACCTAGAAGTCTGCTGCCGATTCCCGAGGGAGCAGCCGCAGTGCCCTCCACGAACCATTCATACCGCTGCCGCCATGTGTCCGGAGCCGGCCCGGGCAGGCCTTCCGAGCGCAGCGGGATCCGGCCAGAAGTGCTCGGGACGGCTCCGCCCGAGAGGCTGTTGCAGAGATGGCCGGGCGAGGAGTTACGCCTCCAACGACAGGAAGCCCCCGCTTCCGCGGGGGCTTCCTGGTGGATCCGATTCGACGCTGGTGCTGCGCTGCTAGCGCTTCGCAGCTACCCCGAACCCGCTTCGCGGATCCGGGGCCCCTCGCTGCTAGCTTGCGACGACGTCCAGGTCGATCACAGCTGCCACGTCCTCGTGAAGACGGACGTTGGCCTGGTACGAACCGACCGACTTGATGTGAGCCGGGAGTTCGACCTTGCGCTTGTCGATCTTGCCGAGACCGGCGGCCTCGACGGCCTTGGCGACGTCGTCGGCCTTGATCGTGCCGAACAGGCGGCCGGAGCCGCCAGCCTTCACGGTCAGCGTGACGGGCTTGGCCGACAGTGCGGCGGCCTGGCGCTGGGCGTCCTCGAGCGATGCGTGCTCGCGGGCGGAGCGGGCAGCCTTGATCGACTCGACCTGCTTCTCGCCACCCTTGCTCCACATCAGGGCGAAACCGCGGGGCAGAAGGTAGTTACGTGCGTAACCGTTCTTCACCTCGACGACGTCGCCTGCAGCACCGAGACCGGTGACTTCCTGGGTCAGAATGAGCTTCGACATAGTGTGTGTCCCTTTCCCTAGCCGCGGCCGGCGCCGGAGTACGGCAGGAGAGCGACCTCGCGGGCGTTCTTGATTGCCTGGGCGATCTTGCGCTGCTCCTGCACGGTCACACCGGTGACGCGACGGGCACGGATCTTTCCGCGATCGGAAATGAACTTACGCAGCAGGGCTACGTCCTTGTAGTCAATGACGGTGACGTCAGCGGCCTTCAAGGGATTGGACTTTGGTTTGGGCTTACGGAGTTCAGCCTTAGCCATCGTGGTGCTCCTTTTTCTGTTGGAGCCCGCAGAACGATTCTGCGGGATGGGAACTGCCAGTCACAGGAGTGACTGCGGCAGGGGTCCCGGGACCGGGACCCTGCTGCCTAGAAGGGAGGCTCGGAGTCGGGGCCGTTGCCCCAGCCCTGCGAATTCCCGCCCGAGGGTGCACCCCAGGGGTCTTCCGCAGGCTGCTGGGCCTGCTGGCCCCAACCCCAGCCCGAACCGGAGTTCGAGCCACCGGAGTTGCCGCCGAAACCGCCACCGGAATTACCGCCGAAGCCGCCGCCGGAGTTGCCGCCGCCGGAGCGCTGGCTACGGGTGACCTTCGCGGACGCATAGCGCAGGGACGGACCGATCTCGTCCACCTCGAGTTCCATGACGGTGCGCTTTTCGCCTTCTTTGGTGTCGTACGAACGTGACTTGAGCCGACCCTGGGCAACCACGCGGGTTCCCTTGGTCAGGGTCTCGGCGACGTTCTCCGCAGCTTCACGCCATACCGATGCGCGGAGGAACAGCGTTTCGCCGTCCTTCCAGTCATTGGTCTGGCGATCGAACGTGCGAGGAGTGGACGCGATGGTGAAATTGGCGACCGCCGATCCCGACGGTGTGAACCGGAGCTCGGGATCATTGGTGAGGTTGCCGATCACCGTGATGACTGTTTCGCCTGCCATGGTGCCTCCTTGAGTTCCTACCCGCCGGAGCGGGATGGATGGGTGAGGGATCTGCCGGAATTACTCGGCGGAAACCTTCTGCTCCTCGGGGCGGATGATCTTGGTGCGCATGATCGTCTCGTTGAGGCTCAGCTGGCGGTCGAGCTCGGAAGCCACGGCCGGGGTAGCGGTGAAGTTGACGACGGCGTAGATGCCCTCGGTCTTCTTCTGGATCTCGTACGCGAGGCGCCGGCGTCCCCAGATATCCACCTTGTCCACGGTGCCGCCGCCGTTGCGGACGACATTCAGGAACTTCTCGAGTGTTGGGTCGATGGAGCGTTCCTCGACGTCGGGGTCGATGATTACCATCAATTCATATGCACGCATGTGTGAACCCACCTCCTCTGGGCTGAACGGTCGCGGTCTTTCCGCAACAGGAGGTTCTTTAGCGTTGATCCGGCCGCCGTCAGCGGTACTTACCGCGGACCGGCTGTGGCACGGACGTATCAATGTTACCGGACGATTCTCCGCGGACGAACACGAGCCTTACAGGGCGCCGCGGAAGAAGGCCGTGGTGGCCTTCGCGAGGTGGCCGGGATCCTCGACGCCGCACAGTTCGCGCGCCGAGTGCATGGACAGCAGCGGCGTCCCGACGTCGACCGTACGGATACCGAGGCGTGTCGCCGTGAGGGGACCGATGGTGGAACCGCACGGCATGACGTTGTTGGAGACGAACTCCTGGTACGGCACACCGTTCGCCCGGCACAGTGCGGCCCAGTAGGCGGCACCCGGCGCATCCGTGGTGTACCGCTGGTTGGCGTTGATCTTGAGCAGCGGGCCCCGGTTGAGCACGGGCAGGTTCGCAGGATCGTGCCGCTCCGCGTAGTTGGGGTGCACGGCATGGCCGGCGTCGGCCGACACGCAGAACGATGACGCGAGGGCCCGCAGGCGTTCCTCGGCTCCGGCGCCCAGGCCGAGCGAGATGCGCAGGAGGACGTCCTCGAGGAAGGGACCGCTGGCACCCGAGCGGGACCCGCTGCCGACCTCCTCGTGATCGAAGGCCGCCAGGACCGCGATGGGCCCGTCCGCAGGCCCGCCCCTGGCATCGAGGAGCGCGGTGAGGCCTGCGTGCACGGACGAGAGGTTGTCGAGTCGTCCGGATGCGAGAAATTCTCCCTGCGCGCCGAAGACGCGGGGCTCCTGCGTGTCGGCGACGACGACGTCGAAGCCGCCGATGTCGTGCGGATCGATGTCCGCCTGGGCGGCGAGCATGCCGAGCAGGTCGGCCTCCGCCGGGTCGCCGAGGCCCCACACCGGGTTCATGTGCCGCTGTTTGTCGAGCGCCAGGCCGTCGTTGACGGCTCGGTCCAGATGGATCGCGAGTTGTGGGAACCGCAGCAGCGGCCCGGTGGCCACCAGGTGCTCGCTGCCGTCGTGCAGCGTCAGACGGCCCGCGAGCGCCAGTTCGCGGTCGAGCCACGAGTTCAGCAGCGGGCCCCCGTAGACCTCCACCCCGGCCTGCAGCCAGCCGTACCTACCCGTGGTGGGTTTCGGCTTGAGTTTGAACGACGGCGAATCCGTGTGGGCACCGAGGATGGAGAAGCCCGTCGTCGGGCCGGCAGCGCCGGGCACGTTCCAGGCGATCAGGGCACCGTCGCGGATCACGAAGTAACTGCCGGCACCGCCCTCCCAGGCGTCCTGCTCCACCAACTGCCGGAACCCGGCCGCAACGAGCCGCCGCGCGGCTTCCGCCACCGCATGGAAGCTCGACGGGGACGCTGCGACATAGGCGCTGAGATCGTGGATGTGCGCTGGGGTGCTCATTCCCCGATTCAACCAGATGTCCGTGCCCGGTACGGGGTACGCGTTCACCCGCTGGGGCCCGGGGCACTCACCTGTCCCGCGTGATCACCCTGATCAATGCGATCCCGCCGGCCCCGGCACCACGATCCCGTTCTCGTACGCGTACACCACGGCCTGGACGCGGTCCCGCAGGTCCAGCTTGGTGAGGATCCGCCGGACATGCGTCTTGATGGTGGCCTCGGACAGGAAGAACCGGGCCGCGAGCTCGGCGTTGGACAGTCCCCCGGCAATCGCCTCGAGCACCTCGCGCTCCCGTGGCGTCAGCTCGGTCAACCGCCGGTCCGGCACCCTGGTGGCCGTCTGCGCCGGCGGCAGCGACCGGACGTAGGTCTCCAGCAGCCGTTGCGTGACGCGGGGGGCGACGACGGCGTCACCGCTGGCGACCACCCGCACGGCGTGCACCAGGTCCTCGGGCGCCACGTCCTTCAGCAGGAACGCCGAGGCTCCGGCCTGCAGGCCCGCGAATGCGTACTCGTCCAGGTCGAACGTGGTCAGGATGATGATGCGTGAACGGGACCCTGACGCCGTGATCTGCCGGGTGGCCTCGATGCCGTCACCCTGCGGCATCCGCACATCCATCAGCACGACGTCCGGCATCAGCTCCGCGGCGA encodes the following:
- a CDS encoding photosystem reaction center subunit H, translated to MITQSNIDTLLGNGGNVLGSDGEKIGAIGQVYLDDQTGEPSWVTAKTGLFGTSESFVPLQGADVEGNDVRVPYSKHQVKDAPRIESDGNLSPEEEDRLYRHYEIGGGTDGYTDTTTTTGTTSDVGTGVGTGTTSGVGQRDRDVDIDTTSGRHAGVSDTGTDTYSGTDRGTVGHDTSGPTTDEAMTRSEEQLHVGTETRETGRARLRKYVVTENVTQTVPVSREEVRLEREPITDANRGEAYDGPAISEEEHEVTLHAERPVVEKEAVPVERVRLDKETVTDTETVSGDVRKEKIEVEGADDTRRGDKL
- a CDS encoding MarR family transcriptional regulator → MPELNDWSTSRLLTTAARIVEHSWNEKLLSIGITHAGLTTLGVLEREGTLTGVRLAQLVHVQAQTVGRTLDRLEKRGLVTRLRNTADRRSQRITITSAGLKALERAKNIEHELMAEDGLASEDLRDRLKTVINELGPKKD
- a CDS encoding replicative DNA helicase; protein product: MSLAHADTSSDTRTPDFSRTPSQDLVAEQSVLGGMMLSKDAIADCVEVLRGLDFYRPAHESIYEAIIDLYGRGEPADAVTVSDELTKRGEISRIGGPAYLHTLIQSVPTAANAGFYAEIVRERAVLRRLVDAGTKIVQLGYSNDGEVDDLVNAAQAEVYAVAERRTAEDYVALKDIIEGTVDEIESAGHRGEGMTGVPTGFYELDELTQGLHGGQMIVVAARPAMGKSTFALDWARSAAIKHNMTTVFFSLEMGRNEIAMRLLSAEATIGLQDLRKGTIKDEQWGKIATTMGRMNDAPLFIDDSPNMSLMEIRAKCRRLKQRHDLKLVVLDYLQLMSSGKRVESRQQEVSEFSRALKLLAKELNVPVVALSQLNRGSEQRTDKRPQVSDLRESGSIEQDADMVILLHRDDVYDKESARAGEADVIVAKHRNGPTKTLVVGFQGHYSRFNNMAADGGGY
- the rplI gene encoding 50S ribosomal protein L9, whose amino-acid sequence is MSKLILTQEVTGLGAAGDVVEVKNGYARNYLLPRGFALMWSKGGEKQVESIKAARSAREHASLEDAQRQAAALSAKPVTLTVKAGGSGRLFGTIKADDVAKAVEAAGLGKIDKRKVELPAHIKSVGSYQANVRLHEDVAAVIDLDVVAS
- the rpsR gene encoding 30S ribosomal protein S18; the protein is MAKAELRKPKPKSNPLKAADVTVIDYKDVALLRKFISDRGKIRARRVTGVTVQEQRKIAQAIKNAREVALLPYSGAGRG
- the ssb_1 gene encoding single-stranded DNA-binding protein translates to MAGETVITVIGNLTNDPELRFTPSGSAVANFTIASTPRTFDRQTNDWKDGETLFLRASVWREAAENVAETLTKGTRVVAQGRLKSRSYDTKEGEKRTVMELEVDEIGPSLRYASAKVTRSQRSGGGNSGGGFGGNSGGGFGGNSGGSNSGSGWGWGQQAQQPAEDPWGAPSGGNSQGWGNGPDSEPPF
- the rpsF gene encoding 30S ribosomal protein S6, producing MVIIDPDVEERSIDPTLEKFLNVVRNGGGTVDKVDIWGRRRLAYEIQKKTEGIYAVVNFTATPAVASELDRQLSLNETIMRTKIIRPEEQKVSAE
- a CDS encoding M18 family aminopeptidase, encoding MSTPAHIHDLSAYVAASPSSFHAVAEAARRLVAAGFRQLVEQDAWEGGAGSYFVIRDGALIAWNVPGAAGPTTGFSILGAHTDSPSFKLKPKPTTGRYGWLQAGVEVYGGPLLNSWLDRELALAGRLTLHDGSEHLVATGPLLRFPQLAIHLDRAVNDGLALDKQRHMNPVWGLGDPAEADLLGMLAAQADIDPHDIGGFDVVVADTQEPRVFGAQGEFLASGRLDNLSSVHAGLTALLDARGGPADGPIAVLAAFDHEEVGSGSRSGASGPFLEDVLLRISLGLGAGAEERLRALASSFCVSADAGHAVHPNYAERHDPANLPVLNRGPLLKINANQRYTTDAPGAAYWAALCRANGVPYQEFVSNNVMPCGSTIGPLTATRLGIRTVDVGTPLLSMHSARELCGVEDPGHLAKATTAFFRGAL
- a CDS encoding DNA-binding response regulator produces the protein MGFRLILEGEPDLEIAGEASTGAEAVGLAAELMPDVVLMDVRMPQGDGIEATRQITASGSRSRIIILTTFDLDEYAFAGLQAGASAFLLKDVAPEDLVHAVRVVASGDAVVAPRVTQRLLETYVRSLPPAQTATRVPDRRLTELTPREREVLEAIAGGLSNAELAARFFLSEATIKTHVRRILTKLDLRDRVQAVVYAYENGIVVPGPAGSH